In the genome of Pseudoalteromonas rubra, one region contains:
- a CDS encoding SDR family NAD(P)-dependent oxidoreductase, whose product MTKTILITGATDGIGLATARTLLELGHRVILHGRNAEKLSARKAELSAHIEPERVATYTADLSVISDIKHLVNALKQAGTELDVLINNAGVFVIPERITPEGIDVRFMVNTIAPYLLTRALLPDMKQGARVINLSSAAQASLIPQEIIASSSLSDNAAYAKSKLALTMWSMQLGAASDDSRATVVAVNPKSFLGSKMVEQAYGVAGGNVQEGADILVRAALSEEFSRASGQYFDNDHGRFARAHDDAYDEQKVTELLKVLEHFRQQYGFA is encoded by the coding sequence ATGACAAAAACCATATTAATTACCGGCGCAACCGATGGGATTGGACTGGCCACGGCGAGAACACTCCTTGAGCTGGGCCACCGCGTGATCTTACATGGCAGAAATGCTGAAAAGCTATCGGCGCGCAAAGCTGAACTTTCGGCGCATATCGAGCCGGAACGTGTTGCGACTTACACCGCAGATCTGAGTGTGATCAGTGATATCAAGCATCTGGTCAATGCGCTTAAGCAGGCAGGTACTGAGCTGGATGTGCTGATCAACAATGCCGGTGTATTTGTGATACCAGAGCGAATCACGCCTGAGGGGATTGATGTACGCTTTATGGTGAATACCATTGCCCCTTATCTGCTGACCCGAGCTTTGCTGCCAGATATGAAGCAAGGTGCCAGAGTGATCAACTTATCATCGGCAGCGCAGGCATCTCTGATACCACAAGAGATAATTGCATCCAGTAGCTTGTCGGACAATGCCGCGTATGCCAAAAGTAAGCTCGCCCTGACCATGTGGTCAATGCAACTGGGCGCAGCCTCTGATGATTCCCGGGCGACGGTTGTTGCGGTAAATCCGAAGTCATTTCTGGGGTCAAAAATGGTTGAGCAGGCCTATGGTGTCGCCGGGGGCAATGTCCAGGAAGGCGCGGATATATTGGTTCGGGCGGCGTTGTCGGAGGAATTCTCCAGGGCGTCCGGCCAGTATTTTGACAACGACCATGGCCGCTTTGCACGGGCCCATGATGACGCATATGATGAGCAAAAAGTGACAGAGCTACTCAAAGTCTTAGAGCATTTTCGTCAGCAATATGGGTTTGCGTAA
- a CDS encoding amidohydrolase family protein — MKIHKLRAVLLPMVMALTAACQSTLSERHLTQFKPGAEQACYDRDTQPYTFVVDAHAHFRPFGGEAVPYPELIGYFQPAGVLFVNAFGIGQMFSAQSGCQRFSVCPTGEIKPTIRNDIINASNALLHPNTDVHLTLSMSFADLSEPQYVAQKMALLDDEFGPAFTWMGEVNLVKQALFAHTHRATPPQRIDDWAPFMARLRAPEGGRAPMPLSIHADIGSDQAPTKYLHLMESVLARYPENPIVWVHMGLSREQTKLDPQLHIAILSRLLDTYPNLMLDISWRVLYEAYFRHAAIREQYVAFFNRYPKRILTGSDFVAAKGYQQRDYKREVEVNSRINQYLDDEAFRYIALGQNYFDLMKLDYQAPEVCR; from the coding sequence GTGAAAATACATAAATTACGTGCTGTACTGCTACCTATGGTGATGGCCCTGACAGCGGCTTGTCAAAGCACGCTAAGCGAGCGTCATTTGACACAGTTTAAGCCGGGCGCAGAGCAGGCTTGTTATGACAGGGACACACAGCCTTATACGTTTGTGGTGGATGCCCATGCTCATTTTCGCCCTTTCGGTGGTGAGGCGGTTCCTTACCCTGAACTCATAGGCTATTTTCAGCCTGCTGGTGTTTTATTTGTCAATGCCTTTGGCATCGGACAAATGTTCAGCGCGCAAAGTGGTTGTCAGCGCTTTTCAGTGTGTCCGACAGGTGAAATTAAGCCGACCATCAGAAACGATATTATCAATGCATCCAATGCGCTATTGCACCCAAATACAGATGTTCATCTGACCCTGTCAATGAGCTTTGCCGACCTCAGTGAGCCGCAGTATGTCGCGCAAAAAATGGCATTACTGGACGATGAATTTGGACCTGCATTTACCTGGATGGGAGAGGTGAATCTGGTGAAGCAGGCATTGTTTGCGCATACGCACCGGGCAACGCCGCCGCAGCGAATCGATGACTGGGCGCCGTTTATGGCCCGGCTTAGAGCGCCTGAAGGCGGCAGGGCACCCATGCCTTTGTCCATTCATGCTGATATCGGCTCAGATCAGGCGCCAACCAAGTATTTGCATCTGATGGAAAGTGTGCTGGCCCGTTACCCGGAAAACCCGATTGTTTGGGTCCATATGGGGTTGTCACGGGAGCAAACTAAGCTGGATCCACAGCTGCATATCGCGATTTTATCGCGTCTGCTGGATACCTATCCTAACCTGATGCTGGATATTTCCTGGCGGGTTTTATATGAGGCGTATTTTCGTCATGCGGCAATACGAGAGCAGTATGTGGCTTTTTTTAATCGTTATCCAAAACGTATTCTAACCGGCAGTGATTTTGTGGCAGCAAAAGGCTACCAACAAAGGGATTACAAGCGTGAAGTTGAGGTCAACAGCCGCATTAATCAATATTTGGATGACGAGGCATTTCGATATATCGCACTGGGGCAAAACTACTTTGATTTAATGAAGCTGGACTATCAGGCCCCTGAGGTATGCAGATAA
- a CDS encoding methyl-accepting chemotaxis protein, translating into MLKTIAKTISSHLTLVVLLPCLLLGGVIFYDVSVSAKRMNDAYDAEYNSFLSHAVLALIHETQKERGASAGFIGSQGQKFQSNLTQQRRLTESQLTKLKSEVIHWDLSEDMTRELNILLQKFDQLDTVRRKVSSLSMSLPEALKYYTDINNQGLHIVITAARLSRDYIVATELMAIYNFSSAKESAGIERAVLTNVFAQDRFTPALRTRYTQLHTKQEVYLAEALEASPPEMKAMFSAALNSRAMKNVDAFRATVADRDSGFGQEPEAWFSAATQRINALKEAEEKALTLVDKTAIKIQEGAVTVLVVELIILVIGLLITAALFISIRLRHQQSAKIAEGIIIAMNQRNLAHEIGVLSSDELGKSATDINSLTRQFAEDLIEFGRASQKITTSTHETACAISQSQTNLVEQQSGVQTIASAAEQMSANIQVIANSMIENAAAAKSVSEESVNGQKVVTDAVQVIQQASLDMEKSATSVDALNERVGSISGMVDMIQSIAEQTNLLALNAAIEAARAGEQGRGFAVVADEVRSLASRTQQSTEEISALVSELQTSAKSASDVITQGKENAMQAAERAELIKEALGKIVEQAKQVESVTDSVSVNTQQQSNAIDEVSRHIVEIFAKATETVTGAEQIAVAASNIAEAAMDMDELIDRYKVTD; encoded by the coding sequence ATGCTCAAAACAATAGCTAAAACCATATCCAGCCACCTTACCCTTGTTGTTCTGCTTCCATGCTTGCTGTTGGGCGGCGTCATTTTTTATGACGTGTCAGTGTCAGCAAAACGCATGAATGACGCCTATGACGCCGAATACAATTCCTTTTTGAGCCATGCTGTGCTCGCGCTGATACACGAAACGCAAAAAGAGCGGGGTGCTTCCGCAGGCTTCATCGGTTCGCAAGGCCAAAAATTTCAAAGCAACCTGACACAGCAACGCCGTCTGACCGAAAGCCAGCTCACTAAGCTGAAAAGCGAGGTGATACACTGGGACTTATCGGAAGACATGACGCGCGAGCTCAACATATTGCTGCAAAAGTTTGACCAGCTCGACACTGTCAGGCGCAAAGTCAGCTCGCTCTCTATGAGCCTGCCTGAAGCATTAAAATACTACACCGACATTAACAATCAGGGCCTGCATATTGTTATCACCGCAGCGCGACTGAGCCGCGATTACATCGTTGCAACTGAGTTAATGGCGATATACAACTTCTCCAGCGCCAAAGAATCTGCAGGCATAGAGCGTGCAGTGCTGACAAATGTGTTTGCACAAGATAGATTTACCCCGGCACTTCGCACCCGCTATACCCAGCTTCACACCAAACAAGAAGTCTATCTGGCTGAAGCACTCGAAGCATCGCCCCCAGAGATGAAAGCCATGTTTTCTGCGGCATTAAACAGCAGAGCCATGAAAAACGTTGACGCTTTCAGAGCCACCGTCGCAGATCGGGATTCGGGGTTTGGGCAAGAGCCCGAAGCCTGGTTCTCAGCCGCTACTCAACGGATTAATGCGCTTAAAGAAGCTGAAGAAAAAGCGCTGACACTGGTCGATAAAACGGCCATCAAGATTCAGGAAGGAGCGGTTACGGTTCTGGTGGTTGAATTGATTATTCTGGTGATAGGCTTACTGATAACAGCTGCGCTGTTCATATCCATCCGGCTTCGCCATCAGCAGTCTGCCAAGATTGCAGAAGGCATTATCATCGCAATGAATCAACGCAACCTGGCACATGAAATCGGTGTTCTTAGCTCAGACGAGCTTGGTAAATCGGCAACCGACATTAACAGCCTGACCCGACAGTTTGCTGAAGATCTGATTGAGTTTGGTCGAGCGTCGCAAAAAATCACCACATCAACCCACGAAACAGCTTGTGCCATCAGCCAGAGCCAGACCAATTTGGTTGAACAGCAATCCGGTGTGCAAACCATTGCCTCAGCGGCTGAGCAAATGAGTGCCAATATTCAGGTCATCGCCAACTCTATGATAGAAAACGCGGCTGCAGCAAAGTCCGTGTCGGAGGAATCAGTCAATGGTCAGAAGGTCGTGACAGACGCGGTGCAAGTGATCCAGCAAGCATCCTTAGATATGGAAAAGTCTGCGACATCCGTTGATGCGCTGAACGAGCGGGTGGGCAGCATTTCGGGCATGGTTGATATGATCCAGAGTATTGCCGAACAGACCAATCTGCTGGCACTGAACGCGGCTATTGAGGCAGCCCGGGCTGGCGAGCAGGGTCGTGGCTTTGCGGTGGTTGCCGACGAAGTACGTAGTCTGGCCAGTCGCACTCAGCAGTCCACAGAAGAAATTTCGGCACTGGTGAGCGAACTACAAACCAGTGCCAAGTCTGCCTCGGACGTCATTACCCAGGGCAAAGAAAATGCCATGCAGGCCGCCGAACGAGCCGAGCTCATTAAAGAAGCGTTAGGCAAAATAGTCGAACAGGCGAAGCAGGTGGAATCAGTGACGGATTCGGTGTCAGTGAATACCCAGCAGCAAAGCAATGCCATTGACGAAGTCAGCCGACATATAGTAGAAATATTTGCCAAGGCCACCGAAACAGTAACCGGGGCCGAACAAATTGCCGTGGCAGCCTCTAATATCGCAGAGGCCGCAATGGATATGGATGAATTAATTGACCGGTATAAAGTGACAGACTAA
- a CDS encoding type 1 glutamine amidotransferase domain-containing protein, translating into MKKVLIPVTNHATLGETDQANGTYAPELTHVCHILKAQGIAFDLASIAGGQAPLYGTDAEGDEVNRQMLEDPELQAKIANTLKASELNVSDYDAIFYPGGFGLLSDLASDDQFAALAASHYEAGGVVAAVCHGPAALLPITLSSGESLIANKSVTCFTREEEIDFGTISDIPFLLEEAIARKAAQYRKAQPWQELVVEDERLITGQNPASAHAVGVALAKHLTQ; encoded by the coding sequence ATGAAAAAAGTTCTAATTCCGGTCACTAACCACGCAACCCTAGGCGAAACAGATCAGGCAAATGGTACCTACGCCCCGGAGCTGACACATGTCTGTCATATATTAAAAGCACAGGGAATTGCCTTTGATCTGGCGTCTATTGCGGGTGGTCAGGCGCCTTTATATGGTACGGACGCAGAAGGCGATGAGGTGAATCGGCAGATGCTTGAAGATCCTGAATTGCAGGCAAAAATAGCCAATACGCTGAAAGCTTCAGAGCTGAATGTGAGCGATTATGATGCGATTTTTTATCCGGGTGGCTTTGGTCTGCTCAGTGATCTGGCAAGCGACGACCAGTTTGCTGCTTTGGCAGCAAGCCATTATGAAGCGGGTGGGGTGGTAGCGGCAGTGTGCCATGGTCCTGCGGCCTTATTGCCGATCACCCTGAGCAGCGGGGAGTCGCTCATTGCGAATAAGTCAGTCACTTGCTTTACCCGCGAAGAGGAAATTGATTTTGGCACCATCAGCGATATTCCGTTCTTGCTTGAAGAAGCCATTGCCCGTAAAGCGGCGCAATACCGAAAAGCGCAGCCCTGGCAGGAGCTGGTGGTCGAAGATGAACGCCTGATAACGGGTCAGAATCCGGCCAGCGCACACGCTGTGGGTGTGGCACTGGCTAAGCATCTTACACAGTAA
- a CDS encoding glutathione S-transferase family protein encodes MIKVHHLNQSRSTRVLWLLEELRLPYEVVHHERDPHTRLAPASLGQVHPLNKAPAIEHNGLVLCESGAIMEYLLDQAEPTALRPAKSDTHYYQYLEWLHFAEGSLALPVITTLLLGMEQRDGSTPMDGYIAKELALDLGYIEATLSQQTFFAGPQFSAADIMMTITLEFAANLKLLNDKPQIQRYLNQVQSREAYQAARKQG; translated from the coding sequence ATGATTAAAGTACACCATCTTAATCAGTCACGTTCAACTCGCGTACTGTGGCTGCTTGAAGAGCTTAGGCTGCCTTACGAAGTGGTACACCACGAGCGTGATCCGCATACCCGCCTGGCACCAGCAAGCCTGGGCCAGGTTCATCCGCTAAATAAAGCGCCGGCCATTGAACACAACGGTCTGGTGCTGTGTGAGTCGGGGGCCATCATGGAGTATTTACTTGATCAGGCTGAGCCGACAGCGCTGCGCCCTGCAAAAAGCGATACCCATTATTATCAGTATCTTGAATGGTTACATTTCGCCGAAGGATCTCTGGCACTGCCAGTGATCACGACTTTGTTGTTGGGTATGGAGCAGCGTGATGGAAGCACGCCAATGGATGGATACATTGCCAAAGAGCTGGCACTGGATCTGGGCTATATTGAAGCAACGTTGTCGCAACAAACGTTTTTTGCCGGCCCGCAATTTAGCGCAGCAGACATTATGATGACCATCACACTGGAGTTTGCGGCTAATCTTAAGCTGCTGAATGATAAACCACAGATACAGCGCTATCTTAACCAGGTACAAAGCCGCGAGGCTTATCAGGCTGCCAGAAAGCAAGGGTAA
- a CDS encoding DUF2141 domain-containing protein, giving the protein MTKHLTRTTALACMLAALSTSAMAQDLTITFSGLAHQSGTLKLVAYDSPAAFIQQQAWRVAQQHVSGNQPELILRDVEPGQYSFMVYQDLNNDGRLNRNRFGIPTEPYGFSNNAMLTGAPQFPQLAVHVTQQNQNLKIRLR; this is encoded by the coding sequence ATGACTAAACACCTGACTCGCACCACCGCCTTGGCCTGCATGCTTGCCGCACTTTCGACCAGTGCGATGGCACAAGATCTGACCATCACATTCAGTGGCCTGGCACACCAATCTGGTACCCTGAAGCTCGTCGCTTATGACTCTCCGGCCGCGTTTATACAGCAACAAGCATGGCGGGTGGCGCAACAGCACGTATCAGGCAACCAGCCTGAACTCATATTACGCGACGTAGAACCCGGACAGTACAGCTTTATGGTTTATCAGGACCTCAACAACGACGGCAGGCTGAATCGAAACCGCTTTGGTATACCAACTGAACCTTATGGTTTTAGCAATAATGCAATGCTCACAGGCGCCCCCCAGTTCCCGCAACTGGCGGTACACGTCACGCAACAAAATCAGAATTTAAAAATACGACTGCGTTGA
- a CDS encoding tyrosine-protein phosphatase, translating into MISHPFDTLRLGNGAALLFTPCPGTKGTTLDESVRQLHDAGAQAIVTLMYPSELESNEANALPQVCEGLGMSWFQLPIADDAPPNEDFTQAFVKSWPQLNAILSEQGTVAVHCKGGSGRTGLAIGLIMYQLGLDKADIIPQVQALRPKALNHPAQLEFFNQFSRFE; encoded by the coding sequence ATGATCTCACACCCTTTCGATACGCTGCGCCTTGGTAATGGCGCAGCTTTGTTATTTACCCCTTGCCCGGGCACTAAAGGCACCACATTGGATGAGTCAGTTCGACAATTGCATGACGCCGGAGCACAGGCGATTGTGACGCTCATGTACCCTTCGGAGTTAGAAAGTAACGAGGCAAACGCCTTACCTCAGGTGTGCGAAGGCCTTGGCATGTCGTGGTTTCAGTTGCCCATTGCAGATGATGCCCCACCTAATGAAGACTTTACGCAGGCATTTGTGAAGAGCTGGCCGCAGCTTAATGCCATCCTGTCTGAACAGGGTACCGTTGCAGTGCACTGTAAAGGCGGCTCAGGACGCACAGGACTGGCCATTGGTTTGATCATGTATCAACTTGGACTGGATAAAGCGGACATCATCCCTCAGGTACAAGCACTGCGTCCAAAAGCGTTAAATCACCCGGCTCAGCTTGAGTTTTTCAATCAATTTTCCCGCTTCGAATAG
- a CDS encoding alpha/beta hydrolase, producing the protein MPRWNPTFFTAFFFILLCSLSGCHNSNQELVEDRVITFSSDENTLQARLVVPKVHQSNDAIVLLVHGDGAMDHNANGYFEPIITTLNEQRYATLSWSKPGVGNSDGDWLTQTMSQRAEEVRSAIRYLRQNGYPNNPIGVVGFSQASWVLAELGDEPEITFAALIGGAANWREQSKYTMWLRLIEEEKIHPDDTTVWQEIEELNELEYQLIKSGFNDYLGSDLHLHPFMARPLEDEARFRFVRANIDSDVSVGFAQIRFPMLALFGDSDIRVDIEHSQQVFANTLGASDKLTQKVISNASHALLKTELSMRAALYLTEDDFAPGALDTLVEWLNTQAHKAPSQRL; encoded by the coding sequence ATGCCCAGATGGAACCCGACTTTTTTCACTGCCTTCTTTTTTATCCTACTTTGCTCACTCAGCGGTTGTCATAACAGTAACCAGGAGCTGGTTGAAGACCGTGTCATCACCTTCAGTTCAGACGAAAACACGTTACAGGCCAGACTGGTGGTACCTAAAGTGCACCAAAGTAACGATGCTATCGTTTTGCTTGTACATGGTGATGGCGCGATGGATCACAACGCCAATGGCTACTTTGAGCCAATTATCACCACGTTAAACGAGCAACGATACGCAACTCTGTCCTGGAGTAAACCTGGCGTTGGCAATTCTGATGGCGACTGGCTGACACAAACGATGTCACAACGTGCAGAAGAGGTCCGCAGTGCTATTCGCTATCTGAGACAAAATGGTTATCCGAATAATCCCATTGGCGTCGTTGGCTTCAGCCAGGCAAGCTGGGTGCTGGCCGAATTAGGCGATGAACCCGAAATCACCTTTGCCGCCCTGATAGGTGGTGCTGCAAACTGGCGGGAACAAAGTAAATATACCATGTGGTTGCGCCTGATAGAGGAAGAAAAAATTCATCCTGACGACACGACCGTGTGGCAAGAGATTGAAGAGCTCAACGAGCTGGAATATCAGCTCATTAAAAGCGGATTCAATGACTATCTGGGCAGTGACCTACACTTGCATCCATTTATGGCACGACCATTGGAGGATGAAGCACGCTTTCGCTTTGTACGTGCCAATATTGACTCCGACGTCAGTGTTGGATTTGCCCAGATCCGCTTTCCAATGCTGGCGCTCTTTGGTGATTCAGATATCCGGGTTGATATTGAACATAGCCAGCAGGTATTTGCCAATACCCTGGGTGCGTCAGACAAACTGACTCAAAAGGTGATCAGCAATGCCTCCCACGCCCTGCTTAAAACCGAGCTGTCGATGCGAGCAGCACTGTATTTAACGGAAGATGATTTTGCTCCAGGCGCACTGGACACACTGGTCGAGTGGCTGAATACACAGGCTCACAAGGCTCCATCACAGCGCTTATAG
- a CDS encoding ABC transporter permease produces the protein MSQRYRDFIWFTCLQPALLQLHRQPRWALSMLVLLTLTLSAVLCVATVLYHIWFKPLPYPQPQHLHLLDHHRQGSTSELTDQGWPYPALTELLSAPGKHTLLTLYYAEEVLLDTLYQEKINTAYVSGDWQTMLGAEFIHGHSNAFLTAPDTQPHGAVISHTLWQSAFGGTPDILKYHVNINGVRHPIQGVVSPDYHPPELLKPGWQPELWLPLRFNNSEYKGYWQSPDPHIRVLLRTPTPQAQLADLQARANESAALHAPAQLRDWQTRLTGHPLTKALRGDHPVIVIVFTCTLALLLLASLNLAQMFLLQLLQSRHQLAVRSVVGAKYTTLRNTLLCQLTLLIVPALAFALGLTHLALNYSNTWISQFIYQSAQLTVNWQIVSLACLLGGVILALFMILSHKHCQPEKLLSSLKRSGKGQAAQLSQTTIRRFVASQVLLVSLAILACTQLVWDNLKQLTHPLGFDTQQIYELEFNVATLDWQGWPAYAPMAKAFKQSLLQEPGVIAASFARTPLKDDFQFNVTASWNDTRYLPFHRNVDQDYFSVLAQRLIAGRTFTAQDIEEQRPVVIVNRTFARQLGGEVLDKTLNIDGVKAQRIIAVIDDLQLPGKPIPPARFYLPNFGSATYLLVKLAPGVTLSKTQLSTRLKQQHPQFVLTQWRALAEEVAHAHQYRRITTWLLVVVNLLILIITTYGIYSLQSYAAYLQQGVVKVHLMLGAKRRQVLLARIRAFLQPALLSLALAVIAISLSWPWFDSLMAFSPSLTLIVASFAGVIITLVAISLITARQYVPTKRLL, from the coding sequence ATGTCACAGCGCTATCGCGACTTTATCTGGTTCACCTGTTTACAGCCAGCACTTCTGCAATTGCACAGGCAACCGCGCTGGGCATTGAGCATGCTTGTCCTGCTGACACTGACACTCAGTGCCGTACTCTGTGTTGCTACTGTACTTTACCACATCTGGTTTAAGCCACTTCCCTACCCTCAGCCACAGCACCTCCACCTGCTGGATCATCACCGTCAGGGGAGTACCTCAGAGCTGACAGATCAGGGCTGGCCTTACCCGGCACTCACTGAGCTGTTATCAGCACCGGGTAAACACACATTACTGACCCTCTACTATGCCGAAGAGGTCCTCCTGGACACCCTCTATCAGGAAAAAATAAACACCGCGTATGTCAGTGGCGACTGGCAAACTATGCTGGGGGCTGAATTCATTCATGGCCATAGTAATGCGTTTTTAACCGCACCAGACACTCAACCACACGGTGCGGTGATCAGCCATACGCTGTGGCAAAGCGCATTCGGTGGCACACCAGATATTTTAAAATACCATGTTAATATCAATGGGGTACGCCACCCTATCCAAGGAGTAGTTAGTCCAGATTATCATCCACCTGAGCTATTAAAACCCGGCTGGCAGCCAGAGCTCTGGCTGCCCTTGCGTTTCAACAACTCTGAATATAAAGGCTACTGGCAAAGCCCCGATCCACACATTCGCGTCCTGCTACGCACACCGACACCTCAAGCACAACTTGCGGACTTACAAGCGAGAGCCAATGAATCAGCAGCCTTGCATGCACCAGCGCAACTCAGAGACTGGCAAACCCGTTTGACCGGACATCCTCTGACCAAGGCATTGCGTGGTGATCATCCGGTTATTGTTATTGTCTTTACCTGCACGCTGGCGTTATTGTTGCTAGCTAGTCTGAATCTGGCGCAAATGTTTTTACTCCAGTTGCTGCAAAGCCGACATCAGCTGGCTGTGCGATCTGTGGTTGGTGCAAAATACACAACTTTGCGCAATACCTTGCTGTGTCAGCTGACTTTATTAATAGTCCCAGCACTGGCATTCGCCCTCGGACTAACGCATCTGGCACTAAACTACAGCAACACATGGATATCACAGTTCATTTATCAAAGTGCACAACTAACCGTTAACTGGCAGATCGTATCGCTGGCATGCCTGCTGGGGGGTGTAATCCTGGCTTTGTTCATGATCTTAAGCCACAAACATTGCCAGCCAGAAAAGTTGCTGAGCAGTCTCAAGCGCAGCGGCAAAGGTCAGGCTGCGCAACTATCGCAGACAACCATCAGGCGCTTCGTTGCCTCTCAGGTATTATTGGTTTCCCTGGCCATTTTGGCTTGTACTCAGCTTGTTTGGGACAACCTGAAGCAGCTGACTCACCCGCTGGGTTTCGATACCCAACAAATCTATGAACTGGAGTTCAATGTTGCAACGCTTGACTGGCAGGGCTGGCCAGCTTATGCGCCAATGGCTAAAGCGTTTAAACAGTCTTTGCTGCAAGAGCCAGGTGTAATAGCAGCCAGTTTCGCCCGTACTCCGCTTAAAGATGACTTTCAGTTCAATGTCACCGCATCGTGGAACGATACCCGCTATCTGCCATTTCATCGCAATGTGGATCAAGACTACTTTTCGGTACTGGCACAACGTCTTATTGCAGGGCGGACCTTCACCGCACAGGACATTGAGGAACAACGTCCTGTGGTGATCGTCAATCGTACATTCGCCCGTCAGCTAGGCGGTGAGGTGCTGGATAAAACGCTGAATATTGATGGGGTAAAAGCACAACGTATCATCGCGGTCATCGACGACCTGCAACTGCCAGGTAAACCCATTCCTCCGGCACGCTTTTACCTGCCGAACTTTGGCTCAGCGACTTACCTGCTGGTTAAACTCGCACCTGGGGTGACTCTGAGCAAAACACAACTCAGTACGCGGTTAAAACAACAGCATCCACAATTTGTCCTGACTCAGTGGCGCGCATTGGCAGAGGAAGTCGCCCATGCCCATCAGTATCGGCGTATCACAACCTGGCTGTTGGTCGTTGTCAATCTGCTGATCCTAATCATTACCACCTATGGCATATACAGCCTGCAAAGCTACGCAGCTTATCTTCAGCAAGGTGTAGTCAAAGTTCATTTGATGCTGGGAGCAAAACGTCGTCAGGTATTGTTGGCAAGGATCCGAGCATTTTTGCAGCCCGCATTGCTCAGCCTTGCACTTGCAGTGATTGCGATAAGCTTGAGCTGGCCCTGGTTCGACTCCTTAATGGCATTTTCTCCCAGTCTGACACTCATTGTAGCAAGCTTCGCCGGTGTAATTATAACTCTGGTGGCTATCAGCCTCATCACAGCCCGCCAATATGTTCCCACCAAGCGGTTGTTATGA